The following proteins come from a genomic window of Chaetodon auriga isolate fChaAug3 chromosome 16, fChaAug3.hap1, whole genome shotgun sequence:
- the arhgap23a gene encoding rho GTPase-activating protein 23 isoform X4, whose product MWAVRDADLSELHAPMPAAMLPCPAPAGSDWSFQNPVGVDCSSPEPRCIWLAVLRGATASVSPPAMPAGYRQSSHQPRAKGRRDGLSSAGDNPRPPMATRPGREGMGWKGPRTLVLHKNSQGFGFTLRHFIVYPPESALHTNLKDEENGNGKGYQKGRMEPMDTIFVKSVREKGPAHQAGLCTGDRLVKVNGESVLGKTYSQVIALIQNSESVLELSIMPKDEDVLQLVSAYSQDAYLTGNEPYTGGAENLPPPPPLCYPRSKVAPPAGAPPSAPMGQNQLDNWSRWPGSSSPSSPLDNRSAVGSPASWQEGRAGEPGGVGHSSPAHRTEEIQYGMTSQQPQGQTRGRSYSSSSSSGGLLSSPLQVHYPNHHAASSSQAPPRKSSSAWTSPPPPQLSHSHNERCQQALSDWYYNQMPERSGRSMQTRHRSYSQDRLSETRRQQQRTGGWPHSASQDTLLLLQQSGPGPHGEPYWSYGDWEGGPGRGHPASNYTRTRSENLLAQYDRHGRSLEMLDRAAAGLVSPRFERPSWHQQAPQPPPRTDAYPRQGSHYGAAQGPPMSRPSHSQHHPQTHTQAHSQPQPQQAAPQNRRLPPGQSMDDQPVGYRSYSPSFYRKTGRIMQQAHSFRDPSYSGPHLNWNPTPKSPPEGTAAPLTASTASPYASATPESQDRAYRPTNHEREHGPAEGQAEVVAQTQEVVLRQKPPTGRRNAHGMRHPHYALPMDGLEPSLFSPDPQDPAPAPGSTGDVAPRKPNGNLAPLPIEDDSLASIPFIAHSSGSIKSSRRSSYLLAITTERSKSCDEGLNTFREEGRVFSRLPKRVKSFFTDGSLDNLGTAEEVRSKRHSTSELGNITYSDVRREGWLHFKQILTEKGKKVGSGMRPWKRVFSVLRSHSLFLYKDKREAVLRGATIGGAAEDEQPISIRGCLVDIAYSETKRKHALRLTTQDFCEYLLQAEDREDMLDWIKVIRENSKTDSEELGFSRQALINKKLNDYRKQSPTGSKPDSSPRLPRMKPPFLLAKTENAAGAPRSPKPEGKDESGPLKSPWGINIMKKTKKAGPKAFGVRLEDCQPGVNNKFIPLIVEICCGLVEDMGLEYTGIYRVPGNNAMVSMLQDQLNKGVDINPAEEKWQDLNVVSSLLKSFFRKLPEPLFTNDKYNDFIDANRMENASDRLKTMKKLIRDLPDHYYHTLKFLVGHLKTVADNSDKNKMEPRNLALVFGPTLVRTSEDNMKDMVTHMPDRYKIVETLIQHGIWFFAEEMDKDEKTPVDTEDVQPAPNIDHLLSNIGRTGLLGEASDSTNSDSAKSKGSWGSKKDLSPKDFLTLSIMSAVTGRKRRKRHNARRVGSSTDDDSEHEPVKAGHLGAEEEEEEEEEEAESPVGDTAPRAEGEEDDDEEEEEDDEEVVESRVKEEVEEEAAAVIPSRPRCKEEEEAGGRQAAMLLQEEEARAEVKGPVWRAPEDARSIVSGYSTLSTLGRSLGSEGRGDDADDEHSELVSETDNESGFASRSLTQERPDKHPTTPVSTQPPAAPRSFLYTHYKPPILSPTNALAPPTALTLTPDSADRSEGGARSTTPSSSSFSSSSTTHKLHSRPSFNSHKLIQCDTLARKKLKSEKAKARSLDLLELSGAAAQGDGAGSGPDGAPRVRRETSRTNPSSGSSQESLRLTRPKPALPPSEAASFTPTGPGGRSLAEQVRARLLGSADDLRSVGLRKPLSPETRRKRRAWRRHTVVASPTEASDKRPPLTVNEFPLSPNAQNQVKTPGLPLDVDGLDQGPATRQAPTSRFHQYL is encoded by the exons GATGAGGAGAACGGTAACGGAAAAG GGTATCAGAAAGGTCGAATGGAGCCGATGGACACCATATTTGtgaagagtgtgagagagaaaggtcCGGCCCACCAGGCGGGCTTGTGCACAG GGGATCGGCTGGTGAAAGTGAACGGAGAGAGCGTTCTCGGGAAGACGTACTCGCAGGTGATAGCCCTCATTCAGAACAG TGAGAGCGTGCTGGAGCTCTCCATTATGCCAAAAGATGAAGATGTGCTTCAGTTGGTAAGT GCGTACTCCCAGGATGCCTACTTGACAGGCAACGAACCCTACACAGGGGGAGCTGAGAACCTCCCACCACCGCCTCCCCTCTGTTACCCACGCTCCAAGGTcgcgccccctgctggagccCCTCCGTCTGCCCCTATGGGCCAGAACCAGCTGGATAACTGGAGTCGCTGGCCAGGCTCTTCCAGCCCCTCTTCACCCCTGGACAACCGCTCTGCTGTGGGCAGCCCCGCCAGCTGGCAGGAAGGTCGGGCAGGAGAGCCGGGCGGCGTGGGTCACAGCAGCCCGGCCCACCGCACAGAGGAGATCCAGTACGGTATGACCAGCCAGCAGCCTCAGGGACAGACCAGGGGGCGCTCCTACTCTTCGTCTTCCTCATCGGGTGGCCTTTTGTCCAGCCCGCTGCAGGTCCACTACCCTAACCACCACGCTGCCAGTTCGTCGCAGGCTCCGCCACGCAAGTCCAGCTCGGCCTGGACCAgtcccccccctccccagctCAGCCACAGCCACAATGAGCGCTGCCAGCAGGCCCTCTCTGACTGGTACTACAACCAGATGCCTGAGCGCTCAGGACGCAGCATGCAGACCCGCCACCGCAGCTACTCTCAGGACCGGCTCAGTGAAaccaggaggcagcagcagcggacGGGTGGCTGGCCGCACAGCGCCTCCCAGGACACGCTGCTTCTGCTACAGCAGTCAGGACCAGGACCTCACGGAGAGCCCTACTGGTCCTACGGAGACTGGGAAGGGGGCCCAGGTAGGGGCCATCCAGCCTCTAACTACACCCGAACGCGCTCTGAAAACCTGCTGGCCCAGTACGATCGCCATGGCCGCTCGTTAGAGATGCTGGACCgagcagcagctggactggTCTCGCCTCGGTTTGAGCGGCCTTCGTGGCACCAGCAGGCTCCCCAGCCGCCCCCCAGGACTGACGCCTACCCGAGGCAGGGGAGCCATTACGGTGCAGCACAAGGTCCTCCAATGTCCCGACCGTCGCATTCTCAACACCACCCCCAGACTCACACCCAGGCCCACTCGCAGCCGCAGCCCCAGCAGGCTGCCCCCCAGAACAGGCGGCTCCCCCCTGGGCAGAGCATGGACGACCAGCCGGTGGGCTACCGCAGCTACAGCCCCTCTTTTTACCGCAAGACGGGCCGCATAATGCAGCAAGCCCACTCTTTCAGGGACCCTTCGTACTCTGGCCCCCACTTGAACTGGAACCCAACCCCCAAAAGCCCCCCAGAGGGCACAGCGGCACCCCTCACTGCCTCCACCGCATCCCCCTACGCCTCCGCCACTCCCGAATCCCAGGACAGAGCGTACAGGCCGACAAACCACGAGAGGGAACACGGGCCAGCGGAGGGGCAGGCGGAGGTGGTGGCGCAGACCCAGGAAGTGGTGCTGAGGCAGAAGCCTCCCACCGGGCGGAGGAACGCCCACGGTATGCGTCATCCCCACTACGCGCTGCCCATGGATGGGCTAGAAccctctttgttttctcctgatCCCCAAGACCCAGCTCCTGCCCCCGGTTCCACAGGAGACGTAGCCCCACGCAAACCAAACGGCAACCTCGCCCCCCTCCCCATCGAGGACGACTCCCTGGCCTCCATCCCCTTCATAG CTCATTCTTCAG GCAGTATTAAATCCAGTCGCCGTTCCTCCTATCTTCTAGCCATCACCACAGAGCGCTCCAAGTCATGCGACGAAGGACTCAACACGTTCAGAGAGGAAGGACGCGTCTTCTC GAGGCTGCCAAAGAGAGTGAAGAGCTTCTTCACTGACGGG tctctggaCAACCTGGGGACGGCAGAGGAGGTTCGATCTAAACGCCACTCCACCTCAGAGCTGGGAAACATCACTTACAGCGACGTACGGCGAGAAGGATGGCTGCACTTCAAACAAATCCTCACAGAGAAGGGCAAG AAGGTGGGCAGCGGCATGCGCCCGTGGAAGCGAGTCTTCTCGGTGCTTCGCTCCCATTCGCTCTTCCTCTACAAGGACAAGAGGGAGGCGGTGCTCCGCGGGGCCACGATCGGCGGTGCGGCCGAGGAcgagcagccaatcagcatccGGGGCTGCCTGGTGGACATCGCGTACAGCGAGACCAAACGAAAGCACGCGCTGCGGCTGACCACCCAGGACTTCTGCGAGTACCTGCTGCAGGCGGAGGACCGCGAGGACATGCTGGACTGGATAAAGGTCATCAGGGAGAACAGCAAGACGGACAGCGAG gAGCTCGGCTTTTCCAGACAGGCCCTCATCAACAAGAAGCTGAATGATTACAGAAAGCAGAG TCCAACGGGCAGCAAGCCCGACTCCTCTCCCAGGCTCCCTCGCATGAAGCCTCCCTTCCTGCTCGCCAAGACGGAAAACGCTGCCGGGGCGCCGCGCTCCCCGAAACCAGAGGGCAAAG ACGAGAGCGGCCCTCTGAAGTCTCCGTGGGGAATCAACATCatgaagaagacgaagaaggcCGGGCCCAAGGCGTTCGGCGTGCGGCTGGAGGACTGTCAGCCGGGCGTAAACAACAAG ttcatccCGCTGATCGTGGAGATCTGCTGCggcctggtggaggacatgggTCTGGAGTACACCGGGATCTACAGAGTCCCCGGGAACAACGCCATGGTGTCGATGCTTCAGGATCAGCTCAACAAGGGCGTCGACATCAACCCTGCAGAGGAG AAGTGGCAGGACCTCAACGTCGTCAGCAGTTTGCTCAAGTCCTTCTTCAGGAAGCTCCCGGAGCCGCTCTTCACCAACG ACAAGTACAACGACTTCATCGACGCCAATCGGATGGAAAACGCGTCAGACAGACTAAAGACCATGAAGaagctg ATCCGAGACCTCCCGGATCATTACTACCACACTCTGAAGTTCCTGGTCGGTCACTTGAAGACTGTGGCCGACAACTCGGATAAAAACAag ATGGAGCCTCGGAACCTGGCTCTGGTGTTCGGGCCGACGCTGGTGCGGACGTCCGAGGACAACATGAAAGATATGGTCACACACATGCCTGACCGCTACAAGATAGTAGAGACGCTCATCCAGCAT GGAATCTGGTTTTTCGCTGAAGAGATGGACAAGGATGAAAAG ACGCCGGTGGACACGGAGGACGTGCAGCCCGCCCCCAACATCGACCACCTGCTGTCCAACATCGGCAGGACCGGCCTGCTCGGGGAGGCCTCAG ACTCAACCAACAGTGACTCAGCGAAATCAAAG GGGTCGTGGGGGTCAAAGAAAGACCTCTCACCTAAGGACTTCCTGACTCTGTCCATCATGTCAGCTGTAACGGGCCGCAAACGCAGGAAGCGCCACAACGCCCGCCGCGTGGGCAGCAGCACCGACGACGACTCGGAGCACGAGCCGGTCAAAGCCGGACATCTGGGAgcggaagaagaggaggaggaggaggaggaggaggcagagtcGCCCGTAGGAGACACTGCTCCTCGagcagagggtgaggaggacgacgatgaagaagaggaagaggatgatgaggaaGTTGTAGAAAGCCGAGTGAAAGAGGAGGTAGAAGAGGAGGCGGCGGCGGTTATTCCCAGCCGGCCGCGctgcaaagaggaggaggaggcaggaggaaggcAGGCAGCCATGCTgttgcaggaggaggaggcgcggGCGGAGGTGAAGGGGCCGGTGTGGAGAGCCCCGGAGGATGCTCGCTCCATCGTTTCGGGCTACTCCACCCTCTCCACGTTAGGGCGGAGCCTGGGGTCAGAGGGGAGGGGCGACGACGCCGACGACGAGCACAGCGAGCTGGTGAGCGAGACGGACAACGAGAGCGGCTTCGCCTCGCGCTCCCTCACGCAGGAGAGACCCGACAAACACCCGACGACACCCGTGAGCACGCAGCCGCCGGCAGCCCCCCGCAGCTTCCTCTACACGCACTACAAACCCCCCATTCTCTCACCCACAAACGCTCTCGCCCCGCCCACAGCCCTCACACTCACGCCCGACTCCGCGGACAGGAGCGAAGGAGGCGCGCGCTCCACCAcgccctcgtcctcctccttctcctcctcctccaccactcacAAACTGCATTCGCGGCCTTCCTTCAACTCCCACAAGCTGATCCAGTGCGACACGCTGGCCAGGAAGAAGCTGAAGTCGGAGAAGGCCAAGGCTCGCTCCCTGGACCTGCTGGAGCTGTCTGGGGCGGCGGCTCAGGGCGACGGGGCCGGTTCCGGCCCGGACGGCGCCCCCAGAGTCAGGAGGGAGACTTCCAGAACCAACCCCTCTTCAGGCAGCAGCCAGGAGAGCCTGCGCCTCACCCGGCCCAAGCCCGCCCTGCCGCCCAGCGAGGCCGCCTCCTTCACCCCGACCGGCCCGGGCGGCAGGTCCCTGGCGGAGCAGGTCCGCGCCCGCCTGCTGGGCTCGGCCGACGACCTGCGCAGCGTGGGACTGCGGAAACCGCTGTCGCCCGAGACGCGGAGGAAGAGACGGGCCTGGCGCAGACACACCGTGGTGGCCTCCCCGACCGAGGCGTCCGACAAGAGACCCCCACTGACTGTCAATGAATTCCCCCTGTCCCCCAACGCTCAGAACCAGGTCAAAACACCAGGACTGCCTCTGGATGTGGACGGACTGGACCAAGGACCAGCTACACGTCAAGCACCCACCTCCAGATTCCACCAGTACCTGTGA
- the arhgap23a gene encoding rho GTPase-activating protein 23 isoform X1 translates to MWAVRDADLSELHAPMPAAMLPCPAPAGSDWSFQNPVGVDCSSPEPRCIWLAVLRGATASVSPPAMPAGYRQSSHQPRAKGRRDGLSSAGDNPRPPMATRPGREGMGWKGPRTLVLHKNSQGFGFTLRHFIVYPPESALHTNLKDEENGNGKGYQKGRMEPMDTIFVKSVREKGPAHQAGLCTGDRLVKVNGESVLGKTYSQVIALIQNSESVLELSIMPKDEDVLQLVSAYSQDAYLTGNEPYTGGAENLPPPPPLCYPRSKVAPPAGAPPSAPMGQNQLDNWSRWPGSSSPSSPLDNRSAVGSPASWQEGRAGEPGGVGHSSPAHRTEEIQYGMTSQQPQGQTRGRSYSSSSSSGGLLSSPLQVHYPNHHAASSSQAPPRKSSSAWTSPPPPQLSHSHNERCQQALSDWYYNQMPERSGRSMQTRHRSYSQDRLSETRRQQQRTGGWPHSASQDTLLLLQQSGPGPHGEPYWSYGDWEGGPGRGHPASNYTRTRSENLLAQYDRHGRSLEMLDRAAAGLVSPRFERPSWHQQAPQPPPRTDAYPRQGSHYGAAQGPPMSRPSHSQHHPQTHTQAHSQPQPQQAAPQNRRLPPGQSMDDQPVGYRSYSPSFYRKTGRIMQQAHSFRDPSYSGPHLNWNPTPKSPPEGTAAPLTASTASPYASATPESQDRAYRPTNHEREHGPAEGQAEVVAQTQEVVLRQKPPTGRRNAHGMRHPHYALPMDGLEPSLFSPDPQDPAPAPGSTGDVAPRKPNGNLAPLPIEDDSLASIPFIDEPTSPGADLRARHVPASSVVSSGMSSAPAVVTSPASPTFTFPLTRLFSHDCSSIKSSRRSSYLLAITTERSKSCDEGLNTFREEGRVFSRLPKRVKSFFTDGSLDNLGTAEEVRSKRHSTSELGNITYSDVRREGWLHFKQILTEKGKKVGSGMRPWKRVFSVLRSHSLFLYKDKREAVLRGATIGGAAEDEQPISIRGCLVDIAYSETKRKHALRLTTQDFCEYLLQAEDREDMLDWIKVIRENSKTDSEELGFSRQALINKKLNDYRKQSPTGSKPDSSPRLPRMKPPFLLAKTENAAGAPRSPKPEGKDESGPLKSPWGINIMKKTKKAGPKAFGVRLEDCQPGVNNKFIPLIVEICCGLVEDMGLEYTGIYRVPGNNAMVSMLQDQLNKGVDINPAEEKWQDLNVVSSLLKSFFRKLPEPLFTNDKYNDFIDANRMENASDRLKTMKKLIRDLPDHYYHTLKFLVGHLKTVADNSDKNKMEPRNLALVFGPTLVRTSEDNMKDMVTHMPDRYKIVETLIQHGIWFFAEEMDKDEKTPVDTEDVQPAPNIDHLLSNIGRTGLLGEASDSTNSDSAKSKGSWGSKKDLSPKDFLTLSIMSAVTGRKRRKRHNARRVGSSTDDDSEHEPVKAGHLGAEEEEEEEEEEAESPVGDTAPRAEGEEDDDEEEEEDDEEVVESRVKEEVEEEAAAVIPSRPRCKEEEEAGGRQAAMLLQEEEARAEVKGPVWRAPEDARSIVSGYSTLSTLGRSLGSEGRGDDADDEHSELVSETDNESGFASRSLTQERPDKHPTTPVSTQPPAAPRSFLYTHYKPPILSPTNALAPPTALTLTPDSADRSEGGARSTTPSSSSFSSSSTTHKLHSRPSFNSHKLIQCDTLARKKLKSEKAKARSLDLLELSGAAAQGDGAGSGPDGAPRVRRETSRTNPSSGSSQESLRLTRPKPALPPSEAASFTPTGPGGRSLAEQVRARLLGSADDLRSVGLRKPLSPETRRKRRAWRRHTVVASPTEASDKRPPLTVNEFPLSPNAQNQVKTPGLPLDVDGLDQGPATRQAPTSRFHQYL, encoded by the exons GATGAGGAGAACGGTAACGGAAAAG GGTATCAGAAAGGTCGAATGGAGCCGATGGACACCATATTTGtgaagagtgtgagagagaaaggtcCGGCCCACCAGGCGGGCTTGTGCACAG GGGATCGGCTGGTGAAAGTGAACGGAGAGAGCGTTCTCGGGAAGACGTACTCGCAGGTGATAGCCCTCATTCAGAACAG TGAGAGCGTGCTGGAGCTCTCCATTATGCCAAAAGATGAAGATGTGCTTCAGTTGGTAAGT GCGTACTCCCAGGATGCCTACTTGACAGGCAACGAACCCTACACAGGGGGAGCTGAGAACCTCCCACCACCGCCTCCCCTCTGTTACCCACGCTCCAAGGTcgcgccccctgctggagccCCTCCGTCTGCCCCTATGGGCCAGAACCAGCTGGATAACTGGAGTCGCTGGCCAGGCTCTTCCAGCCCCTCTTCACCCCTGGACAACCGCTCTGCTGTGGGCAGCCCCGCCAGCTGGCAGGAAGGTCGGGCAGGAGAGCCGGGCGGCGTGGGTCACAGCAGCCCGGCCCACCGCACAGAGGAGATCCAGTACGGTATGACCAGCCAGCAGCCTCAGGGACAGACCAGGGGGCGCTCCTACTCTTCGTCTTCCTCATCGGGTGGCCTTTTGTCCAGCCCGCTGCAGGTCCACTACCCTAACCACCACGCTGCCAGTTCGTCGCAGGCTCCGCCACGCAAGTCCAGCTCGGCCTGGACCAgtcccccccctccccagctCAGCCACAGCCACAATGAGCGCTGCCAGCAGGCCCTCTCTGACTGGTACTACAACCAGATGCCTGAGCGCTCAGGACGCAGCATGCAGACCCGCCACCGCAGCTACTCTCAGGACCGGCTCAGTGAAaccaggaggcagcagcagcggacGGGTGGCTGGCCGCACAGCGCCTCCCAGGACACGCTGCTTCTGCTACAGCAGTCAGGACCAGGACCTCACGGAGAGCCCTACTGGTCCTACGGAGACTGGGAAGGGGGCCCAGGTAGGGGCCATCCAGCCTCTAACTACACCCGAACGCGCTCTGAAAACCTGCTGGCCCAGTACGATCGCCATGGCCGCTCGTTAGAGATGCTGGACCgagcagcagctggactggTCTCGCCTCGGTTTGAGCGGCCTTCGTGGCACCAGCAGGCTCCCCAGCCGCCCCCCAGGACTGACGCCTACCCGAGGCAGGGGAGCCATTACGGTGCAGCACAAGGTCCTCCAATGTCCCGACCGTCGCATTCTCAACACCACCCCCAGACTCACACCCAGGCCCACTCGCAGCCGCAGCCCCAGCAGGCTGCCCCCCAGAACAGGCGGCTCCCCCCTGGGCAGAGCATGGACGACCAGCCGGTGGGCTACCGCAGCTACAGCCCCTCTTTTTACCGCAAGACGGGCCGCATAATGCAGCAAGCCCACTCTTTCAGGGACCCTTCGTACTCTGGCCCCCACTTGAACTGGAACCCAACCCCCAAAAGCCCCCCAGAGGGCACAGCGGCACCCCTCACTGCCTCCACCGCATCCCCCTACGCCTCCGCCACTCCCGAATCCCAGGACAGAGCGTACAGGCCGACAAACCACGAGAGGGAACACGGGCCAGCGGAGGGGCAGGCGGAGGTGGTGGCGCAGACCCAGGAAGTGGTGCTGAGGCAGAAGCCTCCCACCGGGCGGAGGAACGCCCACGGTATGCGTCATCCCCACTACGCGCTGCCCATGGATGGGCTAGAAccctctttgttttctcctgatCCCCAAGACCCAGCTCCTGCCCCCGGTTCCACAGGAGACGTAGCCCCACGCAAACCAAACGGCAACCTCGCCCCCCTCCCCATCGAGGACGACTCCCTGGCCTCCATCCCCTTCATAG ATGAGCCGACCAGCCCCGGCGCTGATTTGCGTGCCCGCCACGTGCCGGCGTCCTCCGTGGTGTCCAGCGGCATGAGTTCGGCGCCCGCCGTGGTCACCAGCCCCGCCTCCCCCACCTTCACCTTCCCCCTCACTAGGCTCTTCTCACACGACTGCA GCAGTATTAAATCCAGTCGCCGTTCCTCCTATCTTCTAGCCATCACCACAGAGCGCTCCAAGTCATGCGACGAAGGACTCAACACGTTCAGAGAGGAAGGACGCGTCTTCTC GAGGCTGCCAAAGAGAGTGAAGAGCTTCTTCACTGACGGG tctctggaCAACCTGGGGACGGCAGAGGAGGTTCGATCTAAACGCCACTCCACCTCAGAGCTGGGAAACATCACTTACAGCGACGTACGGCGAGAAGGATGGCTGCACTTCAAACAAATCCTCACAGAGAAGGGCAAG AAGGTGGGCAGCGGCATGCGCCCGTGGAAGCGAGTCTTCTCGGTGCTTCGCTCCCATTCGCTCTTCCTCTACAAGGACAAGAGGGAGGCGGTGCTCCGCGGGGCCACGATCGGCGGTGCGGCCGAGGAcgagcagccaatcagcatccGGGGCTGCCTGGTGGACATCGCGTACAGCGAGACCAAACGAAAGCACGCGCTGCGGCTGACCACCCAGGACTTCTGCGAGTACCTGCTGCAGGCGGAGGACCGCGAGGACATGCTGGACTGGATAAAGGTCATCAGGGAGAACAGCAAGACGGACAGCGAG gAGCTCGGCTTTTCCAGACAGGCCCTCATCAACAAGAAGCTGAATGATTACAGAAAGCAGAG TCCAACGGGCAGCAAGCCCGACTCCTCTCCCAGGCTCCCTCGCATGAAGCCTCCCTTCCTGCTCGCCAAGACGGAAAACGCTGCCGGGGCGCCGCGCTCCCCGAAACCAGAGGGCAAAG ACGAGAGCGGCCCTCTGAAGTCTCCGTGGGGAATCAACATCatgaagaagacgaagaaggcCGGGCCCAAGGCGTTCGGCGTGCGGCTGGAGGACTGTCAGCCGGGCGTAAACAACAAG ttcatccCGCTGATCGTGGAGATCTGCTGCggcctggtggaggacatgggTCTGGAGTACACCGGGATCTACAGAGTCCCCGGGAACAACGCCATGGTGTCGATGCTTCAGGATCAGCTCAACAAGGGCGTCGACATCAACCCTGCAGAGGAG AAGTGGCAGGACCTCAACGTCGTCAGCAGTTTGCTCAAGTCCTTCTTCAGGAAGCTCCCGGAGCCGCTCTTCACCAACG ACAAGTACAACGACTTCATCGACGCCAATCGGATGGAAAACGCGTCAGACAGACTAAAGACCATGAAGaagctg ATCCGAGACCTCCCGGATCATTACTACCACACTCTGAAGTTCCTGGTCGGTCACTTGAAGACTGTGGCCGACAACTCGGATAAAAACAag ATGGAGCCTCGGAACCTGGCTCTGGTGTTCGGGCCGACGCTGGTGCGGACGTCCGAGGACAACATGAAAGATATGGTCACACACATGCCTGACCGCTACAAGATAGTAGAGACGCTCATCCAGCAT GGAATCTGGTTTTTCGCTGAAGAGATGGACAAGGATGAAAAG ACGCCGGTGGACACGGAGGACGTGCAGCCCGCCCCCAACATCGACCACCTGCTGTCCAACATCGGCAGGACCGGCCTGCTCGGGGAGGCCTCAG ACTCAACCAACAGTGACTCAGCGAAATCAAAG GGGTCGTGGGGGTCAAAGAAAGACCTCTCACCTAAGGACTTCCTGACTCTGTCCATCATGTCAGCTGTAACGGGCCGCAAACGCAGGAAGCGCCACAACGCCCGCCGCGTGGGCAGCAGCACCGACGACGACTCGGAGCACGAGCCGGTCAAAGCCGGACATCTGGGAgcggaagaagaggaggaggaggaggaggaggaggcagagtcGCCCGTAGGAGACACTGCTCCTCGagcagagggtgaggaggacgacgatgaagaagaggaagaggatgatgaggaaGTTGTAGAAAGCCGAGTGAAAGAGGAGGTAGAAGAGGAGGCGGCGGCGGTTATTCCCAGCCGGCCGCGctgcaaagaggaggaggaggcaggaggaaggcAGGCAGCCATGCTgttgcaggaggaggaggcgcggGCGGAGGTGAAGGGGCCGGTGTGGAGAGCCCCGGAGGATGCTCGCTCCATCGTTTCGGGCTACTCCACCCTCTCCACGTTAGGGCGGAGCCTGGGGTCAGAGGGGAGGGGCGACGACGCCGACGACGAGCACAGCGAGCTGGTGAGCGAGACGGACAACGAGAGCGGCTTCGCCTCGCGCTCCCTCACGCAGGAGAGACCCGACAAACACCCGACGACACCCGTGAGCACGCAGCCGCCGGCAGCCCCCCGCAGCTTCCTCTACACGCACTACAAACCCCCCATTCTCTCACCCACAAACGCTCTCGCCCCGCCCACAGCCCTCACACTCACGCCCGACTCCGCGGACAGGAGCGAAGGAGGCGCGCGCTCCACCAcgccctcgtcctcctccttctcctcctcctccaccactcacAAACTGCATTCGCGGCCTTCCTTCAACTCCCACAAGCTGATCCAGTGCGACACGCTGGCCAGGAAGAAGCTGAAGTCGGAGAAGGCCAAGGCTCGCTCCCTGGACCTGCTGGAGCTGTCTGGGGCGGCGGCTCAGGGCGACGGGGCCGGTTCCGGCCCGGACGGCGCCCCCAGAGTCAGGAGGGAGACTTCCAGAACCAACCCCTCTTCAGGCAGCAGCCAGGAGAGCCTGCGCCTCACCCGGCCCAAGCCCGCCCTGCCGCCCAGCGAGGCCGCCTCCTTCACCCCGACCGGCCCGGGCGGCAGGTCCCTGGCGGAGCAGGTCCGCGCCCGCCTGCTGGGCTCGGCCGACGACCTGCGCAGCGTGGGACTGCGGAAACCGCTGTCGCCCGAGACGCGGAGGAAGAGACGGGCCTGGCGCAGACACACCGTGGTGGCCTCCCCGACCGAGGCGTCCGACAAGAGACCCCCACTGACTGTCAATGAATTCCCCCTGTCCCCCAACGCTCAGAACCAGGTCAAAACACCAGGACTGCCTCTGGATGTGGACGGACTGGACCAAGGACCAGCTACACGTCAAGCACCCACCTCCAGATTCCACCAGTACCTGTGA